The Euleptes europaea isolate rEulEur1 chromosome 2, rEulEur1.hap1, whole genome shotgun sequence genome has a segment encoding these proteins:
- the BTG2 gene encoding protein BTG2: protein MSQMQRWSGSCVSSCSRADMVPEIAAAVGFVSSLLRTRGCVSEQQLQVFSGALAEALTEHYKHHWFPEKPFKGSGYRCIRINHKMDPIISKAASQIGLRLQQLYQLLPSELTLWVDPFEVSYRIGEDGSICVLYEGSAAPVSSYGMLTCKNQMLLGRTSPSKNYMMTVSS from the exons ATGAGCCAGATGCAGCGCTGGAGCGGGAGCTGCGTTAGCAGCTGCAGCCGGGCGGACATGGTGCCCGAGATCGCCGCCGCCGTGGGCTTCGTGTCCAGCTTGCTGCGGACCCGGGGCTGCGTCAGCGAGCAGCAGCTGCAGGTTTTCAGCGGGGCCCTCGCAGAGGCGCTCACAG AACATTACAAACATCACTGGTTCCCCGAGAAACCCTTCAAAGGCTCTGGCTACCGCTGCATCCGTATCAACCATAAAATGGACCCTATCATCAGCAAGGCAGCTAGCCAGATTGGACTCAGACTCCAGCAGTTATACCAGCTGCTCCCCAGTGAACTCACACTCTGGGTAGACCCTTTTGAGGTTTCCTACCGGATTGGTGAGGATGGATCCATTTGTGTTTTATATGAGGGATCAGCAGCACCTGTGAGCTCCTATGGGATGCTCACTTGCAAAAATCAGATGTTGCTGGGGCGTACCAGCCCTTCCAAAAACTACATGATGACAGTCTCCAGCTAA